Part of the Candidatus Eisenbacteria bacterium genome is shown below.
ATCAAGAAGGGCGACGAGCACCTCCGCTACGAGATCCGCGAGATCGTCGAGATCGCGAACGAGATCGTCCGGCGCGGGGTGCCGATGATCTGGGAGAACATCGGCGACCCGGTCGCCAAGGGCGAACGCCTGCCGGCGTGGATGAAGGCGATCGTCGAGCGGGCGGTAGGCGAGGACCGGACGTACGCCTACGCGCCGACGAAGGGCGATCTGGAAGCGCGCCGCTTCATCCTGGAGCACTACAGCGACCCGCACATCTGCACCGTCGAAGACATCATCTTCTTCAACGGCCTCGGGGAGGCGATCAACAAGATCTTCTCCAACCTGCCGTCCACGGCGCGCGTCATCGGCCCCAATCCGACCTACCCGTCGCACGCGACGGCCGAGGCCATGCACCACGGCGGACACCACCTCACCTACGACCTGAAGCTCGACGACGGGGGCCGGATCGACCTCGACGACCTGTCGCGCAAGGTGCGCGACCACGAGCACATCGTCGGGATCCTCGTCATCAACCCGAACAACCCCCTCGGCGTCGTCCATCCGCGCGAGGATCTGGAAGCCGTCGTGCGTCTCGCGCGCAAGCACCACTGCTTCCTCGTGTTCGACGAGATCTACCAGAACCTGGTCTTCGACTCGTCGAAGATCGTGCGGCTCGCGGACATCATCGGCGACGTCCCGGGCATCTC
Proteins encoded:
- a CDS encoding pyridoxal phosphate-dependent aminotransferase — protein: MRKNLIKKGDEHLRYEIREIVEIANEIVRRGVPMIWENIGDPVAKGERLPAWMKAIVERAVGEDRTYAYAPTKGDLEARRFILEHYSDPHICTVEDIIFFNGLGEAINKIFSNLPSTARVIGPNPTYPSHATAEAMHHGGHHLTYDLKLDDGGRIDLDDLSRKVRDHEHIVGILVINPNNPLGVVHPREDLEAVVRLARKHHCFLVFDEIYQNLVFDSSKIVRLADIIGDVPGISMKGVSKEIPWPGSRCGWIEVYNGERDENFRGYVHTIVVSKMLEVCSTTLPQVVFPKIATHPEFRAFLASRLKKYRRRADTALATFAGCDVIRPIEPDGVFYLTATFDTTRFPNVQKLEARSKEVRLYLDELEAKHSLRRDKLFAYELMGAEGVCVVPLSGFSSPVDGFRMTLLEEDDALFDDTCRRIRRGAEAFFRA